CCGCGTCCGCCGTGCTGTGCGCGTTCGTGCGCACCGGCGTCGAGCACGAGCGGATCGAGCTGCGCCGCGAGAAGGCCGACGGCTGGCTCAGCACGCGCTGCGGCGAGCAGCCCGACGACCCGATGCTGCTCGCCCGGATCGAGGAGCTCTCCAGCCCGCGTCTGCGAAAGACGCTTGCGCGCTCGTTCCGGCGGGTCGCGCGCGACGTGCACAGCTTCGGCCGCCCGATGACGCCGGCGCAGCACAACCGGCGGAACCTGCGGCCGCACGCCGAGCAGATCCGGCGGCTGGCCGAGCGTCTGGACGACCGCACCCGGCCCGTGGGGCCGCGCGGCATGGCGATGGCCCACCGCCTGGTCACGATGGGCAGCGGCCCGCTCTACAACTCCCGCCGCGCGCAGGAGCTCCCGGCACACCTGAACGCCACGCTCGGTGCGCTCGACGAGACCGGCTGAGCGTCGCTAGAAGCCGCTGCGCGGGTCGCTGTCGCGGCCCGACCACAGATCGCCGCGCCGCTCGGCGCGGTTGTCGGCGGCCATGCCCTCGATGTCTCCGGCGATGTCCTCGCGCTCCTCGTAGGAGCCCGACCGCATCTCGTCCTCGGCGCGCTTGATGGCGTCGTCGTCGGCCTGCTTCTCGTGCCGTGAGAACCATTGACGTATTCCCATGGGCGGCCAGTCTAGTCCGTCGCGGTGTGTCGCGGATCGTCCGAGTGGGACGGTGTCGCGGTGTCAGCCCTCGGCGGGGTCGTTCGCAGGCGGCGGCTCTGCGGCCGGCGTGTCGGGGCCGTAGTCGGCCTGGAGCTCTTCGGAGAGCTCGTCCGACCCGGTCTCCGGCTCGGTGTCGGCCGGCGGATGGCCGGCGCCGACGATCTTCGTCCCCCGCGAGGTGATGCGGTCCATGAGGTTGTCGAGCCAGCTCACGGTTCGAGTCTAGCGGCGCCGGTTCCGCCGCCGCGACCGGCGCGCGGCCTTGCGGGCCGCCGTACGATTGGCCGCCGCCGGCCGGCCGGCGTGGACGACGTCCGGCGGCGGCTCGGGGAGCGCCATGGGCAGCCGCCGCCGCTCCTCGATCGGGAGCGCGTTCCACTCGCCGATCCACGCGTTGACGGCCGCCTCATCGCCGACGTCCACGCCGTCGCGCGCCATGGCGGTCACGAGCGCCTTGGCGGGGCCGAAGTTGGCGGGGTTGCCCGCAGCCGCGGCGAACTCCGCCGTCAGGTCGACCGCCCTCGCCGAGAGCCCGAGGGCGGCACGGGCCGACATGCGTCCGCAGTCGCTCAGGAACCGGAACACCTGCGCGACGGCGCCGGGGAAGCGGTCGAGGTCGCCCTCGGCGACGTCGACCTTGCGGGGCACATAGCCGAGCAGAAACTCGGCCACGTCGTCGTCCGTCCAGGGCGTGTGCACGCCGCCGCAGTAGCCGGCCCGGAACCGGGCCATGTGCGCGCAGGCCTCGACGACGAGCTCGGCCGTCGCGTCCGGCACCTCGCCCGCCGCACACCAGGCTTCGAGGGCGACGAGCATCCCACCGATCTCGGCATCGACGTCCTCCTCCTCGCCGGCGGGCATCGCGGCGGCGAACGCGGGGAGCGCCGGGAGCGCCTCGAGCAGCACCTCCCCGTCGGGGAGGCCCGCCGCGCGGACGAGCAGGTTCACCGCCAGCGTGGCGTCCTCGGTCGGGCCGACGCCGTGCTCGACGCAGCGACGGGCGCCCGCGATCACGAGCTCGACGGCATCGGTCGGGTCGATTTCGCGGGGCTCGACGCCGCTCCCGGTGGCCGCGGAATCGAGCATCTCGTCGAGCTCCTGCGTCCCGACCAGGGACGACGCGAAGCCGTCCTTGACCGCGCCACCTGTCTCGGCCTGCTCAAACAGGAGGGCGAGTATCTGGAAGCCATCCACGCCGGGCCGTCTCGCCGTCACGATCAGGGAGGAGACGGCCTCGCCTGCGTCGAGCAGGTACGCGCGGTCGGGTGTAAGCCCCCCGTCCTGTGCCTTCCCGGTCACCGCGGCGGCGAGCCCGGAGACCGGCGGTGACGCGGCGACCGCCATCCCATGCAGCAGCCGGTCGCCGTGCTCCTCGGCCGCGATCATCTCGAGCAGCTCCGCGGCGATCCGCGGCGGCGCGATCGCAAGCGTGGCCGCGAGGTCGAAGCCCGAGCGCTCCACCTCGGCCGGGTCGTCGACGGTCGCCATCTCGCGCACCGCCTCCCGGATGGGCTCGGCGAGGCCGCGCCGAAGGCCTTCGAGCTCCTCCTCGGTGACGTCGGGGAACATGCGTGCGAGTGTATCGAGCGGGTCGGCGGGCGGAGGGTTCTGAAACGACCGTGGGAAGCTGCCAGCGCATCTGGCTCGGCTCCTCGCCCGACGGCGGAGCGTCCTCAGGGATCTTCAACCGAAGGCCGGTCCGGAGCGAGCCCCGCAGCTTGGGCGTGCGGCGTTTCCGGAGTCTGTGGACGCCCTCCTGCTAGCTCGAATAGGCGCGGCTGGCGTCGACCACCTCGCCCGCGCCCTGGAGCATGCCGATCGCGTCGGCGCTCGTCATCGGCTGCGAGAACATCGGGTAGTCCTGCGACGTCGCCGACTGCTGCTCCTCCGCGCTGGTGGCGGCGGTGCAGTCGGTGAGCGTGATGACGTCGTAGCCCTTCTCGTAGGCCGAGCGCATGGTCGACTCGACGCAGCAGTTGGTGAGGAAGCCGCCGAGCATGACCGTCTCGATCTCGCGGCTGCGCAGGATGAAGTCGAGGTTGGTGGTCGCGAAGGTGTCGAGACCGCGCTTGCCCTCGACGACGATGTCCGATTCAGCAGGCTTCATCTCGTCGCAGATCTCGGCGCCCCAGGTGCCCTTGACGAAGGCGGTCGAGTCGATCACGCCCTTCAGGATGCCGTAGACCTTGTCGTGGTTCCCGAGCTCGCCGTACCCGGGCGCGAACGTGATCGGCGCGTGGATGACCGTGGCCCCGGCCCTGCGCGCCTCGTCGGCCATGCGGCGCGAGTTGGCGAGCATGCCGGAGTCGTCCATGACGCCCTTTACGGCATCGTGCAGGGCGCCCCCGTCGGTCGTGAAGTCGTTCTGGAACTCGATCAGGACGACAGCGGTCTTTGCGGGGTCGACATCCATGGTGGCCTCCCGTGCGCGTGGTGGAGGTCAAATGTAGCGCTGTCCGGGATACGGGTGCCAGGCGGAGAGCCGGAGGCAACAGCGCGCTCAAGCGCCGTGAAGAACGCCGGTTCAGTCCAGCCGTGCGCTTCGATGGTGAACACGTCCGCCAACGGCATGCCTCCGTTGTCTATGCGACGCGCTTGCGCGACCGCGATGCCGCCGCGTGCTCTCCGAACAGCGTCTCCTGCCCGTCGGTGATCATGGCCATGATCTCGGCGTGCGAGCGGATCGCGCCCTCCTCGTCGATGTGGGCGACGGGCACGCCGTTTGCGACCAGTTTCTCGGCGACGAGCTTCGTCCGGTGGCACTCCTGCGGCTTTCCTTCGCTGCACATGATCGCGATCCGGTGGCCGGCTTCCCATCCTGCCTCGAGGCGCTCGAGGCCGGCATGGAATGCCGTCCGAAGGCGAAGGCGGCCGTAGTCGACGTGTCCCGCCTCGTCTCGCGTCTCCGGGTCGTCGGGCATTCCCCCGAGCGAGTCGCCCATGAACAGATAGCGGATGCGATGGGCTTCGAGTTCCGCCGCCAGCGCGCGCTTCGAAAACTCGGGTTTGAACTTGGAGTAGGGCGCCGACCGGACGTCGACGAGATACTGGACGCCCGCCGCCTGGAGCGCGTCGACGAACTCGGGCATCGAGCGGGCACCGTAGCCGATGGTCAGAATATGCCGACCCTGCTCCATGCGCCCACTCTATCGGTGGGCTCCGACGGCGAGGGGCGGCGTTCGTGGAGGATCACAGCCATGCGACGCTGGTGCTATCGCTGCGCGCGGGCGGACAGGGTCTGAACCTGCAAGACGCCTCATACGTCGCGCACGTCGACCGGTGGTGGAACCCGGCGGTCGAGCGACAGGCCGAGGACCGTGCCCACCGTCTCGGTCAGCGGTATCCCGTGACCGTCTATGACTACGTCTGCGCGGACACGATCGAGGAGCGGATCGAGGAGATCCTCGAGCGCAAGCAGGGCCTCTTCGACCGCGTGATCGACGACGTTTCCGCCGACGTCCGGACGCTCCTGACGGCGGAGGAGCTGTTTGGAGTTGTGGGCCTATCGCCGCCGAGATCTCAGAAGGAGGACGCATGAGGTACGTACGCGACGACTACGACGGCGGTCAACCGCCGACTCACGGCGGCCCATCGTGGGCGGACGTTTCGGATCGACATCAGCGGACGCGACACCGGTGGAGCTATCGGGCTCAACCCTGATTCGGTCCTGACGATCACACGTCTGTGCACCGGACCCGCCAACAGCTCGGCCCTGTGGCCGCCCGCGTCGTCGCCGGCCTTCAGGTATGCAGCCGCTGCGGCAGGCGCCAGCCGGTCGACGACTTCCATCGCGATCGGACTCGGCCGACGGGTATCGATGTCTGGTGCAAGTGCTGCAAGCGGGAGTACGACGCCGATCGCTCCGCCGGTCTCGCATAGGCCCGGCCGGCACCCTTGCAGCCGAGCCTCACACAGCTGCGACGTCCTCGCCGAGAACCTCCCCGCGGACATACTCCGTGAAGTCCTCGGCCGATGTGAAGAACCGGTAGCCGAACCGACCCGCCGCGGCCTCGACCTGCGACCCCTCGTTCAAGAGGACGGCCACCGGCTCGGAGCGGCCTGGCTGGAGGCCGTCGGGCCAGGCGACATCGAGCACCGCAGCCTGCTCGCCCGTGACGGGATCGACGACGGCGCCTGCCCGCCGTGCAGGAACGCATTCGCTCCACCTTCCACAGCTCAGGATCCATGGGGATCCAGTGTGAGGAGATGACGCCGGGCTGGCGCCCCTCCAACTCCGGGATATACGCCTCGGGAAGCCTGTCCGAGAAGGCGGCAGCGCGTCCCGCAGGTCCGGAACGTCGGCGAGCGGTTCTGACGACCATGTCGGGAGGGTCGCGCACACGACCGCGTGTTCGCGGGCGGGATCGAGGAGGTCGCCGCGGCCGTCGTCACCTCGATCACAGAGGGCGTCACCTCGCCCACGGCCTCTCAGCTCGCGGCCGCCATGCCGCCCCGGATCGTACGCGCCGCCACCGGCGGCGCGACGGTTCGCACTACGTCGTCACAGTCACGGTCACCGTCGACGCCGGCAACGTGATGGTCACCGGCGGCCCGAACACCGTTGTCGTCGGCCCGGTCACGCTCTGGATGACCGTGGTGACCGTCGTCACCGTGTTGTTCACCGTTGTGGTGTTCGTCTTGGTATCCGTCGTCGACACGGTCACCGGCACCTTGATCGTGCGG
The nucleotide sequence above comes from Gaiellales bacterium. Encoded proteins:
- a CDS encoding cysteine hydrolase, which codes for MDVDPAKTAVVLIEFQNDFTTDGGALHDAVKGVMDDSGMLANSRRMADEARRAGATVIHAPITFAPGYGELGNHDKVYGILKGVIDSTAFVKGTWGAEICDEMKPAESDIVVEGKRGLDTFATTNLDFILRSREIETVMLGGFLTNCCVESTMRSAYEKGYDVITLTDCTAATSAEEQQSATSQDYPMFSQPMTSADAIGMLQGAGEVVDASRAYSS
- a CDS encoding DUF488 domain-containing protein: MPEFVDALQAAGVQYLVDVRSAPYSKFKPEFSKRALAAELEAHRIRYLFMGDSLGGMPDDPETRDEAGHVDYGRLRLRTAFHAGLERLEAGWEAGHRIAIMCSEGKPQECHRTKLVAEKLVANGVPVAHIDEEGAIRSHAEIMAMITDGQETLFGEHAAASRSRKRVA
- a CDS encoding C-terminal helicase domain-containing protein, with protein sequence MEDHSHATLVLSLRAGGQGLNLQDASYVAHVDRWWNPAVERQAEDRAHRLGQRYPVTVYDYVCADTIEERIEEILERKQGLFDRVIDDVSADVRTLLTAEELFGVVGLSPPRSQKEDA